In Comamonas koreensis, the genomic stretch CGCATCGCTGGTTTCAAATGGATGCTCGCCAGACGCATTGCGCACCCGCAGGCGGCGCTTGCATTCTTCGTCGGGCAGCTGCAGCCAGTGCAGCGCATGCGGGGCACCGGCTGCCTCAAAAATGCGGCGCGCCCAGGCGCGGGTGGCGGGGGTGTTCGATGGGAAATCCAGCACCACCGAGGTGCAGGCCTGGAGCAGCGCCACGATGTGGGGCTGCATCGCGCCCCGCAGTCGTTCAGACAATCGGACGTAGTCCTGGACCGAGACCAGCGCATCCGGGTAGAGCTGGGCGAGCCAGGCGTCTTCGCTGACCAGCACCGTGCGGGGCTGCGCCGCGAGCTGCCGGGCCAGGGTGGACTTGCCGGAGGCGATCTTGCCGCAGAGCAGGTGCAGGGTGCCGGTGTGGTTATTGGCTGAGGTATCAGGCGCTTGGCTAGTGTTCATTCCATCTCCTTCGAGGAAACCCCAGAGACGGAAAACCCACCTCCAGGGTGGGTTGCATGGTGACCTGGCCGCGCGCTATCCCACCGTCGGTATGACGATGCGAATAATTCGGGGGGTGGTGCACAGGGCCATCTGCGCAATGTAGCAGAAGTAAGAACAGAAGGCCAGACAGCGTGCAGCGCTGCGTAGCGTCAGGCGCGCCGCTTGGTCAGGCGGATATCGCCATCGCCCACATCGCGCTCATCGCCCCAGCCCAGGTGGCGGTAGAGGCGCGCGGCGCGGCTGGCTTTGGCTGTCTCCAGCCAGGCTGCTTCATGCTGCGCCAACAAGGCCTGCTCGCCGGCCCGGCACAGCGCGGTGCCCAGACCCCGGCCTTCGCAGCCGCTGCGCACAAACAGTGCAAACAGGCAGGCACTGCGCAGGTCCACCATCGCAAAGCCGGCGACCTCGCCATCGATGGTGGCGACCCAGGCGCAAGGGGCGCTGCGAATAGCCTCGGCAATGGAGGCGGGCGTGATGCCGGCGGCGGCCAGTTCTGCGCTGGTCATGCTGTTTTCCGTGACCGCCAGGCGCACCTGGAACATGGCGTCGACGTCGCCCACGGTGGCAGGGCGGATTTGAAAGGAATCTGGCTGGGGGTTGCGCATCGCCCGACTATAAGCGCGCAGGGGCTGGCTTTGGCTGCAGGCATGGCAAACGCATCGCCGCTGCTGCACAATCACCGGCAACTGCGCCAGCGGGCGCGGCTATCCACAGAGTTTCCCACATGCAAATACTGAGCTGGAATGTGCAATGGTGCTGCGGCCTCGATGGCCTGGCCGATCCGGCGCGCATCGTGCGCCATGCGTTGGCGATGGGCGAGGGCGCGGGCGCGGGCGGCATCGATGTGCTGTGCCTGCAGGAGGTCGCGGTGGGCCACGGCGCGTTGGCGGGCGCGCCGGGTGACCAGGTGGCGCAGCTGCAGGCGTTGCTGCCGGGCTGGCAGCTGTTTTTTGCCGCCACCACCGATGGCTTTGATGCCAGCGGCCAGCGCCGCAGCTTTGGCAATCTGGTGGCCAGCCGCCTGCCGGTGGCCGAGGTGGCGCAGCACCGGCTGCCCTGGCTGGCCGAGGCCGGTGTGGTGAGCATGCCCCGGGGCTGCTTGGTGGTGACGGTGCGTGACCCGGTGCTGGGCCTGGTGCGCGTGATGTGCACGCATCTGGAATACCACAGCGCCAGCCAGCGCCTGGCGCAGGTGCAGGCCTTGCGGGCGATCCATGCCCAGGCTCTGGCGCAGCTGCAGGCGCTGCCCGCTGCGGCATCGGCGGCCACGCCCTACACCACGCCGGTGCACACGCCGCACGCGGTGTTGTGTGGCGATTTCAACCTGCACGCCGGTGAGGCGGCCTATGCCGCGCTCGTGGCCTTGCAGGACGATGGCACGCCACTGTGGCATGACAGCTGGCCGCTGCTGCATGGCAGCGCGCCGCAGCCGGCCACCTTCTGTGTGTTTGACCGCAGCTGGGGCCCCACGCCGGTGGCCTGCGATTTTGCGCTGGTCAGCGACAGCCTGCGCAGCCATGTGCGGGCCTGGCACAGCGACAGCACCACGCAGCTGTCCGACCACCAGCCGGTGCTGATCACGCTGGCTTGAAATATGCGGCACCGGCCTGCAACTGGCGTTTGCATCGCTGCCTATGATGGGCAGCAGGAGAGTGCCCCATGACCGAAGACAGCCTGCACATTGTGTGCCCCCATTGCCATACCACCAACCGCGTGCAGCGCGCGCAGCTGGCCCAGCAGCCCGATTGCGGCAGCTGCCACCAGCCCTTGTTCACGGGCGAGCCTGTCGCGCTGGATGCCGACAGCTTTGCCAAGCAGCTGGGGCGCAACCACATTCCCGTGGTCGTGGACTTCTGGGCGCCCTGGTGCGGCCCCTGTCTGCAGATGGCGCCGGGGTATGCGCTGGCTGCCAAGCAGCTCGAACCCCGGCTGCGCTTTGCCAAGCTCGATACCGAGGCTTATCCGCATGTGGCCCAGCCCTTCAATATCCGCAGCATTCCGACCATGGTGGTGTTCAAGGGCGGCCAGGAGGCGGCCCGCATCTCCGGCGCGCTGCCGCCCGCTGAGATCGTGCGCTGGCTGCAGTCGGTCTTGTAAACGCACTGCGCCACGAAAAAATGCCATCCGTCGGGATGGCATTTTCTTTTTGAAGCGAGCGCGTGAGTGGCCACACGCTCTCTGAACCGTTTTACAGCTTCACAGCTTGCGGGGTGCCGGTCAGGTAACCCACCGAGGCGCCAAACTTGTTCTTGTAGTTGGCGTTGATCAGCGGATCGAGCTGGTCCTTGATCTTGGCGTGCAGCGCGCTCCAGTCACCAGGGTGCTGGAAGTTGCTCATGATGTAGGTCCAGCCGTTGGCCTCGTCCACCGCGTGCAGGCCGGTCGATTCCGCGCCGGCAGGGGTCGACAGGATGCGCGAGAGCTGCTTGGTGTCGGCGTTGTAGGCCCACAGGAAGTTGTTCACGTGGTTGCCGCTGTCTTCGCCGATGAACAGGGTGCGCATCTTTTCGGAGAACTTGAGGTTGTCCGGGCTGGCGATCTTGTCGGGGTTGGAGGTGTTGCCCAGTGCGTCGGCGGCAATGTCCTCGCCCATCATCAGCATGTGCGATTGCTGTGGCACCCATTCGCTGTTGATGGTGGCGCCCTGGCGGTCCTTGATGCCGCCGCCCAGGTTGTGGGCCAGCACGCCGCCGGCCTTCACGGTCTTGGGGAAGGTCACGTTGTGCTTGGCATTCCAGGCCTTGTCACCGTTGATCATCGAGGTCTGGATGTTGGCCAGTGCCGAGTAGGCCACCTTGTCCTTGATGTTGACGGTGGTGCCTTCCATCTTGGTGAACGCCATCGAGCCGCCCACCAGGTTGGCATAGCGGTGGGTTTCGAGGAAAGCGGCTGCCTTTTCCATGCCGGGCTTGAGCTTGAGCCAGGCGGCCTTGCCGTCCAGGAACACTGCGGTGTAGCTGGCATCCTGCGGGTCGGTGGTCAGCGACTCCATGATGTCGGCCGGCTTGAGGCTGTTCGCCAGCGCTTCGATCTCGGCGCTGGTGGCGTGGCCCAGGTGGATCCACTCCATCTTGGCGGTCGAGGTGTCGGTCAGCACTTCGGTGTAATGCGCGACGTACAGGTTGCCAGCGGACAGGTCTTTTTCCTTGTCGGCCACGAACATGAACAGGCCGCCGTTGGTGTAGTCATCGCCCATCAGCGCGGTGCGGTTGTCGGGCATCACATGGATCAGCTCGTGCGAGATGCGACCCAGGCAGTAGTGCTTCTTGACCGTGCCGGTGCCGTCCTTGTTGACGGTGATCTCGGGCAGGTGGCCGTAGTGGTAAGGGTTGGCCGTGGTCTCGTTGCCGTACACGTGCTTGCTGAAGGCCTTGAACTGGGCCGAGCTGGCAGCGGTGAAGGCATCGGGCTCGTACTCTTCGCTGGACAAATGGGTGTTCCACGGCGAGAGGCTGGCGCCGCAGGTGATCCACAGGCCATGGGCCTTGGACATGTCGACGTTGTGGTATTTGACCAGGCTCAGCTTGCCGGTGTCCTGGTCCTGGTCCAGGGTCAGCACGGCGATGGGCGAGGGCAGGGTGCCATAGGCATCGGCGCCCGACTGGTCCTTGGAGGTGTACTCGAACTGCACCACGGCAAACACGGGCTTGCCCTTGACGCCGTCGACCTTGGCATCGGCGACCTGGATGATCGAGGAGCCATCGGGGCAGTCAGAGAAAAACTGCCGCTCGCTGCCGGCCACGGACTTGTCCATGATGGGCTGGTTGTTGATGTCGTAGTAGCCACCCGCCAGGATCTTGCCGCCCTTGCCGTCCGCCACCATGTCGCCGGTGACAAAGAAGGATTGGTAGGCCAGCGCCACTTCGCGCTTGCTGTCGTCGGCGTAGAGGATGGTCATCACCGCGGTGGTCGAGGTGGTCGCCATCGCTGCGGGGTTGGTCAGGTTGGGCGCTGCCATGTTGGAGAAGCTCACCGACTTGAAGGCCGCCGTCGGGCCATCGTCATCACCACCGCCGCCGCAGGCGGTCAGCAGGCCTGCTGCAGACAGGGAGCCGGACAAGGGCAGCAATGGTGCGCTGCCCAGAAATTGCAAAAGACGGCGACGCGAGGTCAGCACTGCGCTCATATCGGTAACTCCGTGGGGTGTTATGTAGTGTTTGGATGCACCACAGAGGCCCATGAGAGATCCAGGCCAACATACTCTGTGGTGCGCACGGAGTATCGGCGGCGACCGTGGCAGAGGCGTGACGCTGCTGTGTCGTTTTTATGACGATGAAGTCAAGGCGTGTTGCCGTCTTGCGCCACCCAAGTCAGGTGCTGCGCCGGTGTGCGGCACGCGTTGGCGCACCGCCCTTCGAGGGGGAGGGGCGTGTTTCCGAGGCCAGCGCGGCGGCTGGCGCGGTAAACAGAAATATTGCCTGCATTGTGGTCATCCGTGTGTAGGACATGTGATCTGGTCAAAGCGCCGCTAAGGTGCTAAAACCAAGTCACGATAACGGTTGCCTAGGGAGGCTCTGCAAAACCCTCGCCAAATGGTATGGCCGCATTTGCGCCATGGCAGGGAGTTTTGCAGAGGGGTCCTAACAAGTTTGCGGCACGGTCTGCCCCTTGAGTGCCGCCACGGAGGTCGTATGGATGTGATCAGCAACTCTGCCGCTCGCTACGTGCGCCTGCGCGAAGAGGAAATGTCGCTCGACGAGTTTCTTGCTTTGTGCCAGCGCGACCCGATGGTCTACGAGGGAGCGGCACACCGCATGCTGGCCGCGATTGGCGAGCCCGAGATGATCGACACGCGCAACGATCCGCACCTCTCGCGTCTGTTTGCCAACAAGATGATCCGCCGCTACCCGGCGTTTGCCGAGTTCTATGGCATGGAAGACTCCATCGAGCAGGTGGTGAGCTTCTTCCGCCATGCCGCCCAGGGCCTGGAAGAGCGCAAGCAGATCCTCTACCTGCTTGGCCCCGTCGGGGGCGGCAAGAGCTCCATCGCCGAGCGCCTGAAGTACCTGATGCAGAAGGTGCCGTTCTACGCGCTCAAGGGCTCGCCGGTGAACGAGTCACCGCTGGCGCTGTTCGACCCCATCGAAGACGGCCCGGTGCTCGAGGAGCAGTTCGGTATTCCGCGCCGCTGCCTCAACCATGTGCTCTCGCCCTGGGCTGTCAAGCGCCTCGATGAATACGGGGGCGATATCCGCCAGTTCCGCGTTGTCAAGCGCTACCCCAGCATCTCGCGCCAGGTGGGCGTGGCCAAGACCGAGCCGGGCGATGAGAACAACCAGGACATCTCGAGCCTGGTGGGCAAGGTCGACATCCGCAAGCTGGAGAACTATGCCCAGGACGATACCGACGCCTACAGCTACTCGGGCGGCCTGTGCCTGGCCAACCAGGGCCTGCTGGAGTTTGTCGAAATGTTCAAGGCGCCCATCAAGGTGCTGCACCCGTTGCTGACCGCAACGCAGGAGGGCAATTACAAGGGCACCGAAGGCTTTGGCGCCATCCCCTTTGATGGCATCGTGCTGGCCCACAGCAACGAGAGCGAGTGGAAGGCCTTCCGCAACAACCGCAACAACGAGGCATTTTTGGACCGGGTCTACATCGTCAAGGTGCCATACTGCCTGCGGGTCTCGGAGGAGGTACGCATCTACGAAAAGCTGATCCGGGAATCGTCGCTCGCCAGCGCGGTCTGCGCGCCCGGCACGCTCAAGATGATGGCGCAGTTTGCCGTGCTCACACGGCTCAAGGAGCCCGAGAACTCCAGCATCTTCAGCAAGATGCAGGTCTACGACGGCGAGAGCTTGAAAGACACCGACCCGCGCGCCAAAAGCTACCAGGAGTACCGCGACTATGCCGGCGTGGACGAGGGCATGTCGGGCATCTCCACCCGCTTTGCCTTCAAGATCCTGTCCAAGGTGTTCAACTACGACAGCACCGAGGTGGCGGCCAACCCAGTGCACCTGATGTATGTGCTGGAGCAGCAGATCGAGCGCGAGCAGTTCCCCGCCGAGCTGGAGACCAAGTACACCGGCTACATCAAGGAATACCTGTCGCCGCACTACGCCGAGTTCATCGGCAAGGAAATCCAGACCGCGTATCTGGAGAGCTACAGCGAGTACGGCCAGAACATCTTTGACCGCTACGTGACCTACGCCGACTACTGGATCCAGGACAGCGAGTACCGCGACACCGACACCGGCGAGGTGTTCGACCGCAATGCGCTCAATGCCGAGCTGGAGAAGGTAGAAAAGCCCGCCGGCATTGCCAATGCGAAAGACTTCCGCAACGAGATCGTCAACTTCGTGCTGCGTGCGCGTGCCAACAACCAGGGCAAGAACCCCAGCTGGACCAGCTACGAGAAGCTGCGCCTGGTGATCGAGAAGAAGATGTTCTCCAACACCGAAGAGCTGCTGCCCGTCATCAGCTTCAACGCCAAGGCCAGTGCCGAGGATGCACGCAAGCACGAGGACTTTGTCACCCGCATGGAGGCCAAGGGCTACACGCCCAAGCAGGTGCGCCTGCTGTGCGAGTGGTACCTGCGTGTGCGCAAGAGCAGCTGAAGCAAAGATAACGGCGCGCCGGCACCGAACGCGCCGGGTCATGGATGGGGGCATAGATGGCATTGCAAATCATCGACCGCAGGCTCGCCGGCAAGAACAAGTCGGTGGGCAACCGCGAGCGCTTTGTGCGCCGCTACAAGACGCAGATTGCCGAGGCGGTGCGCCGCGCGGTGGCCAAGCGCGATATCCGCCACATCGAGCAGGCCGAGAACATCACCATTCCGCGCAAGGACATCCAGGAGCCCGTCTTCCACCATGGGCAAGGGGGCGTGCGCGACACCGTACACCCGGGCAATACCGAGCATGTGCGGGGCGACCGCATTGCGCGGCCCCAGGGTGGTTCGGGCGGGGGCGGAGGCTCGCAGGCCAGTGACAGCGGCGAGGGTGAGGACGACTTCACCTTCACGTTGACCAAGGAAGAGTTCATGGAGCTGTTCTTTGAAGACCTGGCGCTGCCGCGCCTGTTGCGCACCCACATCGCCAGCACCTTGCAGTACAAGACGCGCCGCGCCGGTTACAGCCACGACGGCACGCCACACAATCTGGCCGTGCTGCGCACCATGCGCGGCGCGCTGGGCCGGCGCATTGCGCTGACCAAGGCGCCGCACCGTGAGCTCAAGGCGCTGGAAGACGCGCTGGCAGAGCTCATGGCGCAGGATGACGGCACCAGCGAAGCAGTGGCCGAGCTGCAGCAGCGCATCGCCGTGCTGCAGGCGCGCATGGGCAAGGTGGCCTTTCTCGATCCGCTGGACCTGCGCTTTCGCAGCCGCACCAAGGTGCCCGAGCCCAGCAGCCAGGCGGTGATGTTCTGCGTGATGGATGTCTCGGGCTCGATGGACCAGTCGCGCAAGGACCTGGCCAAGCGCTTTTTCATCCTGCTGTACCTGTTTCTCACGCGCCACTACGAGAAGATCGAGATCGTCTTCATCCGCCACCACACCCAGGCGGCCGAGGTGGGCGAGGATGAGTTCTTCCATTCCACCGAAAGCGGTGGCACCGTGGTGAGCAGCGCGCTGGTGCTGCTCGACCAGGTCATCCGCGCACGCTACCCGGCAGCCGACTGGAACATCTACGTGGCCCAGGCGAGCGATGGCGACAACTTTGGCGACGACGGCGGCAACTGCCGCAGCCTGCTCGCTGACAAGATCCTGCCGCTGGCGCGCTACTTTGCCTATGTGCAGGTGGCACCGGACGAGCAAAGCCTCTGGCAGGAATACAGCCAGCTGTTGCCGCTGTTCTCGCATTTCGCGATGCGCAAGGTGGCCGTGCCCGGGGATATCTACCCGGTGTTCCGCGATCTGTTCAAGAAGGAGGGGGTACCGGTATGAACCCGTCGCAATACCCCGTGCTGGCACGGCGCAAAGGCTCTCCGCATTGGAAAGTGCCCTTCTCCGGTGACCGTTCCCAGCGCGACGTGCCCGCCACGCCCCGGCCTGCTGGCCAGCGCCCGAACCAGCCCTTGCCCGACCCCAGCGACTGGACCTTCGAGCTGATCGAGCGCTACCACGCCGCCATTGCCGCGACGGCCGAGCGCTACGGACTGGACACCTACCCCAACCAGCTCGAGGTGATATCGGCCGAGCAGATGATGGACGCCTATGCCAGCGTCGGCATGCCCGTGGGCTACCGGCACTGGAGCTATGGCAAGGAGTTTCTGGCCACCGAGCGCCGCTACCGCCGCGGCCACATGGGCCTGGCCTACGAGATCGTCATCAACTCCAACCCCTGCATCAGCTACCTGATGGAGGAGAACACCACCGCGATGCAGGCGCTGGTGATTGCCCATGCGGCCTACGGGCACAACAGCTTTTTCAAAGGCAATTACCTGTTTGGCATGTGGACCGATGCGGGCAGCATCATCGATTACCTGGTCTATGCCCGCGACTTCATCTCCCAGTGCGAAGAGAAGCACGGTATCGATACCGTGGAGCAGTGGCTCGATTCCTGCCACGCGCTGGCCAACCTGGGGGTGGACCGATACCGCCGCCCGTCCAAGAAGACGCTGGCGCGCGAGCGCGCCGAGCGCGAGCAGCGCGAGGCCTATGCCCAGCAGCAGGTCAACGAGCTGTGGCGCACCCTGCCGGCGCGCCCCGACAAGAACAGTCCGGCCCAGCACCATGAGCGCTTTCCCAAGGAGCCCGAAGAGAACCTGCTGTACTTCATCGAGAAGAACGCGCCGCTGCTGGAGCCCTGGCAGCGCGAGGTGGTGCGCATTGTGCGCAAGATTGCCCAGTACTTCTACCCGCAGCGCCAGACCCAGGTGATGAACGAGGGCTGGGCCACCTTCTGGCACTACACCCTGCTCAACACCTTGTACGACGAGGGCTGGCTCACCGACGGGGTAATGATTGAATGGCTGTCATCGCATACCAATGTCATCTACCAGCCGCCCGCCGGCCACCGTGCCTACAGCGGCATCAACCCCTATGCACTGGGCTTTGCGATGTACCGCGACATCCAGCGCATCTGCGAGCACCCCACTGACGAAGACCGGCGCTGGTTTCCCGATCTGGCCGGCACGCCCTGGCTGCCGGCGCTGCACCATGCGATGCAGAACTACAAGGACGAGAGCTTTATCGGCCAGTACCTGAGCCCCAAGCTGATGCGCGACATGCGCCTGTTCTCCATCCATGACGACGCCAGCGAGCGCGAGCTGCTGGTCAGCGCCATCCACAACGAAGACGGTTACCGCAACCTGCGCCAGACCCTGTCACAGCAGTACGACCTGGGCGCGCGCGAGCCCAATATCCAGGTCTGGAACGTGAACCTGCGCGGCGACCGCTGCCTGACCTTGCGCCACACCCAGTACCAGGGCCGCCCGCTGTCCGACGATGTGCAGGAGGTGCTCAAGCACGCCGCGCGCCTCTGGGGCTTTGGCGTGCAGCTCGAAAGTGTGAACGGCGATGGCACGGTGCCGGTGTTGCTGCATTCGGTGGCGGCGCCGCCAGCTTGACTTGGCGGTGCCTGACCCGGCGCCGCAGCTGCTCAAGGCTGCCCGGTAGCAGGGCCTGCGGCGGCGTCGGCTGCCACCATCTGTGCCACCGCCTGGCAGCGCGCATCATGCACCATCGCGCCAATCTCGGCACCTTGGCGGCCGCTGCGGGCGGCGCGTTCTGCCACCTCCTTGGTGCTGACGGCCTGCGCGGCGGCCAGTAGGCGCAGCAGCTGCGCGCGTTGCGGGTAGGGCTTGTCTTGCAGGCCCAGCCGCCCCTGCGCATCGCACTGGCAGGCCAGCAGCGCCTGGCCAAAGCGTTCGGGTTTGCGAAAGGCGTCGCAGCGCTCGAGCAGGCGCACGACGGCAGCGGGCGCAATGCCCGGGCTGCGGTGGATATTGCCGTGTTCGGCGGCCACCACCAACGCCAGCTCGGCGCAGTCGCTGGGCACGCGCAGGCGCTGCTGCAGCTTGCGGGCCAGCTCCACACTGCGCTCCTCATGGCCGATATGGCGGGGCAGCACATCGGCCGGGGTCGTGCCCTTGCCCAGGTCATGCGCCAGGCAGGCCCAGCGCACGGGCAGCGCGGCGTCCAGCTCGGCGGCGCGGTCCAGCACCATCATCACGTGGATGCCGGTATCCACCTCGGGGTGGTAGTCGGCGCGCTGGGGCACGCCCCAGAGGCGGTCCAGCTCGGGCAGCAGGCGGGCGAGGGCGCCGCAGTCGCGCAGCACCTCGAACATGCGTGAGGGCCGGGCCTCCATCAGGCCGCGTGCCAGTTCCTGCCAGACGCGCTCGGGCACCAGCGCATCGACCTCGCCATCGGCGACCATCTGGCGCATCAGCGCAACCGTTTCCGGCGCGACGGAAAAATCCTGGAAGCGCGCCGCAAAGCGCGCCAGGCGCAGGATGCGCACCGGGTCTTCGCGGAAGGCGTCGGTCACATGGCGCAGCACCCGGGCCTGCAGATCGGCCTGGCCGCCATAGGGGTCGGTCACCGGGTCGCTGCCATTCCAGTTCACTGGCGCGGCCATGGCATTGATGGTCAGGTCACGCCGGGCCAAGTCCTGCTCCAGCGTCACATCGGGCGAGGTGGCGATGCTGAAACCCCGGTAGCCCCGGCCGGACTTGCGCTCGGTGCGGGCCAGCGCATATTCCTCATGCGTGCGCGGGTGCAGAAACACCGGGAAATCCTTGCCGACCGGCACAAAGCCCTGGGCCAGCATGGCCTCGGGCGTGGCACCCACCACCACCCAGTCGTGGTCATTCACCGGCAAACCCAAGAGGCGGTCCCGCACTGCGCCGCCGACCATGTAAGTTTTCATCGTGCGAGTTTACTTGCGTACCGGCTGCACATAGATGCCGCTGTCGTGCAGTTCGCCTTCGGCCGACTCGATGCGGGCCACCGCCTGCGGGCCAGCGCGGCTGACCAGCACTTCCAGCAGCGACTCGGACAGTGCCTGGGCGGCGGTGACCGAGGGGAAGAAGGACGGGCTGTTGACGGCAAACAGCAGGGTTTCATCGGCCGCCAGCGACAGGGGCGAGGCCAGGCTGTCGGTCAAGGCCAGCACCTTGCAGCCGCGCGCGCGGGCCAGCTCCACCGCATGCACGGTTTCCTGCGAGTAGGGGGCAAAGCTGATGGCGACCAGTGCATCGCCCGCATCGATGGCGCGCAGCTGCATCTCGCGCACGCCGCCCATGCCTTCGAGCAGGTGCACCGAGCGGCGGAACAAACGATAGACATAGACCAGCGAGAAGGCCACCGGAAAGCAGGCGCGCATGCCCATCACATGCACCTGGTCGGCCGTCTCCAGCAGCTGGGCGGCGGCGGTCAGGCGCGCTGCGCTGTGCTGCTCGGTCAGGTCCAGGTTGCTGCGCTGCATCGCAAACATCTCGGCGGTGAGCTGCTGGTCCTGCGCGCGGCCCAGCAGGCTGCGGGCGCGCTCGCCGTATGCGTTGGCCACTTCTCCGGTCAGGCCCATGTCGGCGGTCAGCGCCTGCTTGAACGGGTTCCAGCCCTCAAAACCACAGGTCTGGGCAAAGCGCACCAAGGTGGTGGGGGGCACCTGGGCATGCTGGCCCACGCTGCGCATCGATTGCGTCACCACCTCATTGGGGTGGTCGAGCACATAGCGCGCCACTTGCTGCAGCGACGGGCTCAGGGAGGCAAAGCGGTCTCGCAATTGGTCGATTACGCCCATGGCGGCGGGTCTTTCTTCAGATTGAGGGAAATCACGGGTAGCCATTGTGCGGCATGGATCATATGATCCGAAAAAAATAAAAAAGGAGCAAAAGTTCTAAAACGCCGCAAGGCATTGGCCGGTACCGACGGGGTGCCAGAGGATCATGGATATGCAAGGAAAAATGGGTGTGAAGCGTGCGGTGGCTCTGGCTGCCCTGGTGTGTGCCTCTGCGGGCGCGATGGCGCAAAGCAGCAGCACGCTGGACAAGATCAAGAGCTCGGGCGCCATCACGCTGGGTTACCGCGAGGCCTCGTTCGGCTTCTCCTACCTGGACGCCAACCTCAAGCCGATCGGCTACAGCATCGATATCTGCGCGCATATTCTGGACGCGATCAAAGCCAAGCTGCAGTTGCCGGAGCTGAAGGTGAACTACCAGGCGGTCACCTCGGCCAACCGCATTCCGCTGGTGCAAAACGGCACCGTCGATCTGGAATGCGGCTCGACCACCAACCTGGTGGAG encodes the following:
- a CDS encoding AAA family ATPase — its product is MNTSQAPDTSANNHTGTLHLLCGKIASGKSTLARQLAAQPRTVLVSEDAWLAQLYPDALVSVQDYVRLSERLRGAMQPHIVALLQACTSVVLDFPSNTPATRAWARRIFEAAGAPHALHWLQLPDEECKRRLRVRNASGEHPFETSDAQFELISQHFAAPSASEGFQLVLHR
- a CDS encoding GNAT family N-acetyltransferase, yielding MRNPQPDSFQIRPATVGDVDAMFQVRLAVTENSMTSAELAAAGITPASIAEAIRSAPCAWVATIDGEVAGFAMVDLRSACLFALFVRSGCEGRGLGTALCRAGEQALLAQHEAAWLETAKASRAARLYRHLGWGDERDVGDGDIRLTKRRA
- a CDS encoding endonuclease/exonuclease/phosphatase family protein; translation: MQILSWNVQWCCGLDGLADPARIVRHALAMGEGAGAGGIDVLCLQEVAVGHGALAGAPGDQVAQLQALLPGWQLFFAATTDGFDASGQRRSFGNLVASRLPVAEVAQHRLPWLAEAGVVSMPRGCLVVTVRDPVLGLVRVMCTHLEYHSASQRLAQVQALRAIHAQALAQLQALPAAASAATPYTTPVHTPHAVLCGDFNLHAGEAAYAALVALQDDGTPLWHDSWPLLHGSAPQPATFCVFDRSWGPTPVACDFALVSDSLRSHVRAWHSDSTTQLSDHQPVLITLA
- the trxC gene encoding thioredoxin TrxC, with the translated sequence MTEDSLHIVCPHCHTTNRVQRAQLAQQPDCGSCHQPLFTGEPVALDADSFAKQLGRNHIPVVVDFWAPWCGPCLQMAPGYALAAKQLEPRLRFAKLDTEAYPHVAQPFNIRSIPTMVVFKGGQEAARISGALPPAEIVRWLQSVL
- a CDS encoding PhoX family protein, with amino-acid sequence MSAVLTSRRRLLQFLGSAPLLPLSGSLSAAGLLTACGGGGDDDGPTAAFKSVSFSNMAAPNLTNPAAMATTSTTAVMTILYADDSKREVALAYQSFFVTGDMVADGKGGKILAGGYYDINNQPIMDKSVAGSERQFFSDCPDGSSIIQVADAKVDGVKGKPVFAVVQFEYTSKDQSGADAYGTLPSPIAVLTLDQDQDTGKLSLVKYHNVDMSKAHGLWITCGASLSPWNTHLSSEEYEPDAFTAASSAQFKAFSKHVYGNETTANPYHYGHLPEITVNKDGTGTVKKHYCLGRISHELIHVMPDNRTALMGDDYTNGGLFMFVADKEKDLSAGNLYVAHYTEVLTDTSTAKMEWIHLGHATSAEIEALANSLKPADIMESLTTDPQDASYTAVFLDGKAAWLKLKPGMEKAAAFLETHRYANLVGGSMAFTKMEGTTVNIKDKVAYSALANIQTSMINGDKAWNAKHNVTFPKTVKAGGVLAHNLGGGIKDRQGATINSEWVPQQSHMLMMGEDIAADALGNTSNPDKIASPDNLKFSEKMRTLFIGEDSGNHVNNFLWAYNADTKQLSRILSTPAGAESTGLHAVDEANGWTYIMSNFQHPGDWSALHAKIKDQLDPLINANYKNKFGASVGYLTGTPQAVKL
- a CDS encoding PrkA family serine protein kinase, producing the protein MDVISNSAARYVRLREEEMSLDEFLALCQRDPMVYEGAAHRMLAAIGEPEMIDTRNDPHLSRLFANKMIRRYPAFAEFYGMEDSIEQVVSFFRHAAQGLEERKQILYLLGPVGGGKSSIAERLKYLMQKVPFYALKGSPVNESPLALFDPIEDGPVLEEQFGIPRRCLNHVLSPWAVKRLDEYGGDIRQFRVVKRYPSISRQVGVAKTEPGDENNQDISSLVGKVDIRKLENYAQDDTDAYSYSGGLCLANQGLLEFVEMFKAPIKVLHPLLTATQEGNYKGTEGFGAIPFDGIVLAHSNESEWKAFRNNRNNEAFLDRVYIVKVPYCLRVSEEVRIYEKLIRESSLASAVCAPGTLKMMAQFAVLTRLKEPENSSIFSKMQVYDGESLKDTDPRAKSYQEYRDYAGVDEGMSGISTRFAFKILSKVFNYDSTEVAANPVHLMYVLEQQIEREQFPAELETKYTGYIKEYLSPHYAEFIGKEIQTAYLESYSEYGQNIFDRYVTYADYWIQDSEYRDTDTGEVFDRNALNAELEKVEKPAGIANAKDFRNEIVNFVLRARANNQGKNPSWTSYEKLRLVIEKKMFSNTEELLPVISFNAKASAEDARKHEDFVTRMEAKGYTPKQVRLLCEWYLRVRKSS
- a CDS encoding YeaH/YhbH family protein gives rise to the protein MALQIIDRRLAGKNKSVGNRERFVRRYKTQIAEAVRRAVAKRDIRHIEQAENITIPRKDIQEPVFHHGQGGVRDTVHPGNTEHVRGDRIARPQGGSGGGGGSQASDSGEGEDDFTFTLTKEEFMELFFEDLALPRLLRTHIASTLQYKTRRAGYSHDGTPHNLAVLRTMRGALGRRIALTKAPHRELKALEDALAELMAQDDGTSEAVAELQQRIAVLQARMGKVAFLDPLDLRFRSRTKVPEPSSQAVMFCVMDVSGSMDQSRKDLAKRFFILLYLFLTRHYEKIEIVFIRHHTQAAEVGEDEFFHSTESGGTVVSSALVLLDQVIRARYPAADWNIYVAQASDGDNFGDDGGNCRSLLADKILPLARYFAYVQVAPDEQSLWQEYSQLLPLFSHFAMRKVAVPGDIYPVFRDLFKKEGVPV